From the genome of Carassius gibelio isolate Cgi1373 ecotype wild population from Czech Republic chromosome B10, carGib1.2-hapl.c, whole genome shotgun sequence, one region includes:
- the LOC127966446 gene encoding PR domain zinc finger protein 15 isoform X2 has product MAAQTPDEFIWCEDCGQYHDSECPELGPVITVKDSFVLSRARSSLPDSLEIRSAEEGKEGVFVISRLVKRTRFGPFEAKRVPSLQIEGAFPLKIFQKDGSVVCFDTSNEDDCNWMMLVRPATDHKHQNLTAYQQDDDVYFNTSQDVLPGTELRVWYGAFYAKKMDRLILRPPVLPPPPEMVSNKPGVPLTKGPTTWTLPVPDQLLCQTPAAAVDPSVQEVTEAVSQNNTANIAPAPPEPTRKQGRPRRTKTQKPGTADSSQVEASVPTSGERTLTTVAPDVPLSVLDVQEVVAGDGPPLKTSRMTRSPISTGKPGMRKRSLRQGGDHKRVYQCCLCSKVFQNSSNLNRHIRSHGDKCFKCDECDKMFSRKESLKQHISYKHSKNEPDIEYRYKCSTCDKSFRVENALRFHNCRTDDKTFQCEICSRFFSTNSNLSKHKKKHGEKLYACEICNKMFYRKDVMQDHQRRHVVGQKNMKREELEANGDEGSKYRKEPSACPICGKVFSCRSNMNKHLLTHGDKKYTCEICGRKFFRVDVLRDHIHVHFKDIALMDEQEREDFIKKIGISMEESDDSSDEEDEKNDPEHHKYSCKKCQVTFAKGRDYLKHIMDMHKEKGYNCTMCNRRFALKATYNAHLVIHRDHLPDPAVQKYIHPCDMCGRIFNSIGNLDRHKIIHTGVKSHGCDQCGKSFARKDMLKEHLRVHDNVRDFLCAECGKGMKTKHALRHHMKLHKGIKEYECKECNRKFAQKVNMLKHYKRHTGTKDFMCELCGKTFSERNTMETHKLIHTVGKTFSCAVCDKKYVTQYMLQKHMQLTHEKVEAQSCHLCGTKVSTRASMNRHMRRKHPEIAAVRLSDFDLQEPSTVDASTISISQPSLTLEKGSLTAEKVSRNSNHSKKRAKHLPHEPELSDSDEYDDFTSKPTEFSTTVGDETNSAVQSIQQVVVLADPSAPPAPSSSVSLTNITVTPITSPASAQFSNLQPVAVSHLAPTDRPITLDSSILTVTFDAVSGSAMLHNRPADLQSEAVGSTGAAAPQSVAHFINLTTFVNPISHQLEQPALTWRPVASTDGAHASTIDETQTDTQAPPEQPQSLPEQRHQIQPQVTGPPQQQTATATQMFSY; this is encoded by the exons ATGGCAGCGCAGACACCAGATGAGTTTATTT GGTGTGAGGACTGCGGGCAGTACCATGACTCTGAGTGTCCTGAGCTGGGGCCTGTCATCACGGTGAAGGACTCATTTGTTCTGAGTCGAGCACG GTCGTCTTTACCAGACAGTTTGGAGATCAGGTCGGCTGAGGAGGGCAAAGAAGGTGTATTTGTAATAAGTCGGCTGGTTAAGAGGACTCGTTTTGGCCCGTTTGAGGCCAAGAGGGTTCCAAGCCTTCAAATTGAGGGGGCATTTCCTTTAAAG ATATTTCAAAAGGATGGCTCAGTGGTGTGCTTTGACACATCCAATGAAGACGACTGTAACTGGATGATGTTGGTTCGGCCCGCCACAGACCACAAACATCAGAATCTGACGGCATACCAGCAAGATGATGATGTTTACTTCAATACATCACAG GATGTCCTGCCAGGAACAGAGCTTCGAGTCTGGTATGGAgctttttatgccaaaaaaatggATCGGCTTATTCTTAGGCCACCTGTACTTCCACCTCCACCAG AAATGGTGTCCAACAAACCTGGAGTCCCTCTGACAAAGGGGCCAACAACATGGACCCTTCCTGTCCCGGACCAGCTGCTTTGCCAAACCCCCGCGGCTGCTGTAGACCCATCTGTCCAGGAGGTTACAGAGGCGGTATCCCAAAACAACACAGCCAACATTGCCCCCGCCCCACCAGAGCCAACCAGAAAACAAGGCAGGCCACGGCGAACAAAAACACAGAAACCTGGAACAGCTGATTCTAGTCAAG TAGAAGCCTCTGTTCCTACATCAGGTGAGCGGACGCTCACTACTGTGGCTCCTGATGTTCCCCTGTCTGTACTGGATGTCCAAGAGGTGGTTGCCGGAGATGGCCCTCCACTCAAAACATCTCGGATGACACGCTCCCCCATCTCCACCGGGAA ACCTGGTATGAGGAAGCGATCTCTGCGGCAGGGAGGCGATCACAAAAGAGTTTACCAGTGCTGCCTCTGCAGTAAGGTGTTTCAGAACAGCAGCAACCTCAACCGACACATCCGATCCCACG GTGATAAATGTTTTAAGTGTGATGAGTGTGACAAGATGTTCAGTCGAAAAGAGAGTCTTAAACAGCATATATCATACAAACACAGCAAGAATGAG CCTGACATAGAGTATAGATACAAGTGTTCAACCTGTGACAAATCCTTCCGGGTGGAAAATGCCTTAAGATTTCATAACTGCAGGACAG ATGACAAAACGTTCCAGTGTGAAATATGCTCGAGGTTTTTCTCCACTAACAGTAATTTGTCCAAGCACAAAAAGAAACATGGCGAGAAACTCTACGCGTGTGAAATCTGCAATAAGATGTTCTACCGCAAAGATGTCATGCAAGACCACCAGAGGCGGCATGTCGTTG GCCAGAAGAACATGAAACGAGAGGAGCTTGAAGCGAATGGTGATGAGGGAAGCAAATACAGGAAGGAGCCTTCGGCGTGCCCCATTTGTGGAAAG GTGTTTTCCTGTCGgagtaacatgaacaaacacttacTAACCCATGGGGACAAGAAATACACCTGTGAGATCTGCGGCCGCAAATTCTTCCGTGTGGATGTGCTGAGAGATCACATTCATGTACACTTTAAG GACATCGCCTTAATGGACGAGCAGGAGAGAGAGGACTTCATTAAGAAGATTGGCATCTCTATGGAGGAGAGTGACGACAGCTCTGATGAGGAAGATGAGAAGAACGATCCTGAACATCACAAATACAGCTGCAAGAAATGTCAG GTGACATTCGCCAAGGGTCGTGACTACTTGAAACACATAATGGACATGCATAAGGAAAAGGGGTACAACTGCACCATGTGTAACCGCCGTTTTGCTCTGAAGGCCACTTACAACGCTCACCTGGTCATCCACCGAGACCACCTCCCTGATCCTGCAGTGCAGAA ATATATTCATCCGTGTGACATGTGCGGACGGATTTTTAACAGCATCGGCAACCTGGACAGGCACAAAATCATCCACACAG GAGTGAAGAGCCATGgctgtgatcagtgtggaaagtcTTTCGCCAGGAAAGACATGCTAAAGGAACATCTAAGAGTCCATGACAACGTCAGAGACTTCCTGTGTGCAGAATGTGGGAAAG GCATGAAGACAAAACATGCTCTACGGCATCATATGAAGCTGCACAAGGGAATTAAAGAATACGAATGCAAAGAGTGTAACCGCAAATTTGCCCAGAAAGTTAACATGCTGAAGCATTACAAAAGACACACGG GCACAAAGGACTTCATGTGTGAACTGTGCGGGAAGACGTTTAGTGAGAGGAACACAATGGAGACGCACAAGCTTATTCATACAG TTGGAAAGACGTTTTCTTGCGCCGTCTGTGACAAGAAGTATGTGACGCAGTATATGCTGCAGAAACACATGCAGCTGACCCATGAGAAGGTGGAGGCTCAGAGCTGCCACCTGTGTGGCACCAAAGTCTCCACACGCGCCTCCATGAACCGCCACATGCGCCGCAAACACCCCGAG ATTGCGGCAGTACGGCTGAGTGACTTTGATCTTCAAGAACCCTCAACAGTCGACGCTTCCACCATCAGTATTTCACAG CCCTCTCTGACTCTGGAGAAAGGCTCTCTCACTGCAGAAAAAGTCTCCAGGAACTCCAATCACTCCAAGAAGAGGGCAAAACACCTGCCTCATGAGCCTGAGCTGTCTGATTCAGATGAGTACGATGACTTCACCAGCAAACCCACGGAGTTCTCCACCACTGTGGGAGATGAAACCAACTCTGCCGTGCAGAGCATACAACAG GTGGTAGTGCTGGCCGACCCCAGTGCCCCTCCAGCCCCCTCCAGCTCGGTCAGTTTGACCAACATCACCGTGACCCCCATCACCTCACCCGCTTCTGCACAGTTCAGCAACCTGCAGCCAGTCGCTGTCAGCCACCTCGCTCCAACCGATCGCCCCATCACCCTGGACAGCTCCATCCTCACTGTGACATTCGATGCTGTCAGTGGTTCGGCAATGCTGCACAACCGGCCGGCGGATCTCCAGTCAGAGGCGGTGGGATCCACGGGGGCCGCAGCTCCACAATCGGTTGCACATTTCATCAACCTCACTACCTTCGTCAACCCGATCTCCCACCAGCTGGAGCAGCCGGCTCTAACCTGGAGGCCTGTCGCATCGACCGACGGAGCTCATGCAAGCACCATAGATGAAACCCAGACAGACACTCAGGCTCCCCCAGAACAGCCACAATCACTGCCAGAACAAAGGCACCAGATTCAGCCGCAGGTCACAGGACCTCCCCAACAACAGACCGCCACAGCAACACAGATGTTCAGCTACTGA
- the LOC127966446 gene encoding PR domain zinc finger protein 15 isoform X1 encodes MAAQTPDEFIWCEDCGQYHDSECPELGPVITVKDSFVLSRARSSLPDSLEIRSAEEGKEGVFVISRLVKRTRFGPFEAKRVPSLQIEGAFPLKIFQKDGSVVCFDTSNEDDCNWMMLVRPATDHKHQNLTAYQQDDDVYFNTSQDVLPGTELRVWYGAFYAKKMDRLILRPPVLPPPPEMVSNKPGVPLTKGPTTWTLPVPDQLLCQTPAAAVDPSVQEVTEAVSQNNTANIAPAPPEPTRKQGRPRRTKTQKPGTADSSQVEASVPTSGERTLTTVAPDVPLSVLDVQEVVAGDGPPLKTSRMTRSPISTGKPGMRKRSLRQGGDHKRVYQCCLCSKVFQNSSNLNRHIRSHGDKCFKCDECDKMFSRKESLKQHISYKHSKNEPDIEYRYKCSTCDKSFRVENALRFHNCRTDDKTFQCEICSRFFSTNSNLSKHKKKHGEKLYACEICNKMFYRKDVMQDHQRRHVVGQKNMKREELEANGDEGSKYRKEPSACPICGKVFSCRSNMNKHLLTHGDKKYTCEICGRKFFRVDVLRDHIHVHFKDIALMDEQEREDFIKKIGISMEESDDSSDEEDEKNDPEHHKYSCKKCQVTFAKGRDYLKHIMDMHKEKGYNCTMCNRRFALKATYNAHLVIHRDHLPDPAVQKYIHPCDMCGRIFNSIGNLDRHKIIHTGVKSHGCDQCGKSFARKDMLKEHLRVHDNVRDFLCAECGKGMKTKHALRHHMKLHKGIKEYECKECNRKFAQKVNMLKHYKRHTGTKDFMCELCGKTFSERNTMETHKLIHTVGKTFSCAVCDKKYVTQYMLQKHMQLTHEKVEAQSCHLCGTKVSTRASMNRHMRRKHPEQIAAVRLSDFDLQEPSTVDASTISISQPSLTLEKGSLTAEKVSRNSNHSKKRAKHLPHEPELSDSDEYDDFTSKPTEFSTTVGDETNSAVQSIQQVVVLADPSAPPAPSSSVSLTNITVTPITSPASAQFSNLQPVAVSHLAPTDRPITLDSSILTVTFDAVSGSAMLHNRPADLQSEAVGSTGAAAPQSVAHFINLTTFVNPISHQLEQPALTWRPVASTDGAHASTIDETQTDTQAPPEQPQSLPEQRHQIQPQVTGPPQQQTATATQMFSY; translated from the exons ATGGCAGCGCAGACACCAGATGAGTTTATTT GGTGTGAGGACTGCGGGCAGTACCATGACTCTGAGTGTCCTGAGCTGGGGCCTGTCATCACGGTGAAGGACTCATTTGTTCTGAGTCGAGCACG GTCGTCTTTACCAGACAGTTTGGAGATCAGGTCGGCTGAGGAGGGCAAAGAAGGTGTATTTGTAATAAGTCGGCTGGTTAAGAGGACTCGTTTTGGCCCGTTTGAGGCCAAGAGGGTTCCAAGCCTTCAAATTGAGGGGGCATTTCCTTTAAAG ATATTTCAAAAGGATGGCTCAGTGGTGTGCTTTGACACATCCAATGAAGACGACTGTAACTGGATGATGTTGGTTCGGCCCGCCACAGACCACAAACATCAGAATCTGACGGCATACCAGCAAGATGATGATGTTTACTTCAATACATCACAG GATGTCCTGCCAGGAACAGAGCTTCGAGTCTGGTATGGAgctttttatgccaaaaaaatggATCGGCTTATTCTTAGGCCACCTGTACTTCCACCTCCACCAG AAATGGTGTCCAACAAACCTGGAGTCCCTCTGACAAAGGGGCCAACAACATGGACCCTTCCTGTCCCGGACCAGCTGCTTTGCCAAACCCCCGCGGCTGCTGTAGACCCATCTGTCCAGGAGGTTACAGAGGCGGTATCCCAAAACAACACAGCCAACATTGCCCCCGCCCCACCAGAGCCAACCAGAAAACAAGGCAGGCCACGGCGAACAAAAACACAGAAACCTGGAACAGCTGATTCTAGTCAAG TAGAAGCCTCTGTTCCTACATCAGGTGAGCGGACGCTCACTACTGTGGCTCCTGATGTTCCCCTGTCTGTACTGGATGTCCAAGAGGTGGTTGCCGGAGATGGCCCTCCACTCAAAACATCTCGGATGACACGCTCCCCCATCTCCACCGGGAA ACCTGGTATGAGGAAGCGATCTCTGCGGCAGGGAGGCGATCACAAAAGAGTTTACCAGTGCTGCCTCTGCAGTAAGGTGTTTCAGAACAGCAGCAACCTCAACCGACACATCCGATCCCACG GTGATAAATGTTTTAAGTGTGATGAGTGTGACAAGATGTTCAGTCGAAAAGAGAGTCTTAAACAGCATATATCATACAAACACAGCAAGAATGAG CCTGACATAGAGTATAGATACAAGTGTTCAACCTGTGACAAATCCTTCCGGGTGGAAAATGCCTTAAGATTTCATAACTGCAGGACAG ATGACAAAACGTTCCAGTGTGAAATATGCTCGAGGTTTTTCTCCACTAACAGTAATTTGTCCAAGCACAAAAAGAAACATGGCGAGAAACTCTACGCGTGTGAAATCTGCAATAAGATGTTCTACCGCAAAGATGTCATGCAAGACCACCAGAGGCGGCATGTCGTTG GCCAGAAGAACATGAAACGAGAGGAGCTTGAAGCGAATGGTGATGAGGGAAGCAAATACAGGAAGGAGCCTTCGGCGTGCCCCATTTGTGGAAAG GTGTTTTCCTGTCGgagtaacatgaacaaacacttacTAACCCATGGGGACAAGAAATACACCTGTGAGATCTGCGGCCGCAAATTCTTCCGTGTGGATGTGCTGAGAGATCACATTCATGTACACTTTAAG GACATCGCCTTAATGGACGAGCAGGAGAGAGAGGACTTCATTAAGAAGATTGGCATCTCTATGGAGGAGAGTGACGACAGCTCTGATGAGGAAGATGAGAAGAACGATCCTGAACATCACAAATACAGCTGCAAGAAATGTCAG GTGACATTCGCCAAGGGTCGTGACTACTTGAAACACATAATGGACATGCATAAGGAAAAGGGGTACAACTGCACCATGTGTAACCGCCGTTTTGCTCTGAAGGCCACTTACAACGCTCACCTGGTCATCCACCGAGACCACCTCCCTGATCCTGCAGTGCAGAA ATATATTCATCCGTGTGACATGTGCGGACGGATTTTTAACAGCATCGGCAACCTGGACAGGCACAAAATCATCCACACAG GAGTGAAGAGCCATGgctgtgatcagtgtggaaagtcTTTCGCCAGGAAAGACATGCTAAAGGAACATCTAAGAGTCCATGACAACGTCAGAGACTTCCTGTGTGCAGAATGTGGGAAAG GCATGAAGACAAAACATGCTCTACGGCATCATATGAAGCTGCACAAGGGAATTAAAGAATACGAATGCAAAGAGTGTAACCGCAAATTTGCCCAGAAAGTTAACATGCTGAAGCATTACAAAAGACACACGG GCACAAAGGACTTCATGTGTGAACTGTGCGGGAAGACGTTTAGTGAGAGGAACACAATGGAGACGCACAAGCTTATTCATACAG TTGGAAAGACGTTTTCTTGCGCCGTCTGTGACAAGAAGTATGTGACGCAGTATATGCTGCAGAAACACATGCAGCTGACCCATGAGAAGGTGGAGGCTCAGAGCTGCCACCTGTGTGGCACCAAAGTCTCCACACGCGCCTCCATGAACCGCCACATGCGCCGCAAACACCCCGAG CAGATTGCGGCAGTACGGCTGAGTGACTTTGATCTTCAAGAACCCTCAACAGTCGACGCTTCCACCATCAGTATTTCACAG CCCTCTCTGACTCTGGAGAAAGGCTCTCTCACTGCAGAAAAAGTCTCCAGGAACTCCAATCACTCCAAGAAGAGGGCAAAACACCTGCCTCATGAGCCTGAGCTGTCTGATTCAGATGAGTACGATGACTTCACCAGCAAACCCACGGAGTTCTCCACCACTGTGGGAGATGAAACCAACTCTGCCGTGCAGAGCATACAACAG GTGGTAGTGCTGGCCGACCCCAGTGCCCCTCCAGCCCCCTCCAGCTCGGTCAGTTTGACCAACATCACCGTGACCCCCATCACCTCACCCGCTTCTGCACAGTTCAGCAACCTGCAGCCAGTCGCTGTCAGCCACCTCGCTCCAACCGATCGCCCCATCACCCTGGACAGCTCCATCCTCACTGTGACATTCGATGCTGTCAGTGGTTCGGCAATGCTGCACAACCGGCCGGCGGATCTCCAGTCAGAGGCGGTGGGATCCACGGGGGCCGCAGCTCCACAATCGGTTGCACATTTCATCAACCTCACTACCTTCGTCAACCCGATCTCCCACCAGCTGGAGCAGCCGGCTCTAACCTGGAGGCCTGTCGCATCGACCGACGGAGCTCATGCAAGCACCATAGATGAAACCCAGACAGACACTCAGGCTCCCCCAGAACAGCCACAATCACTGCCAGAACAAAGGCACCAGATTCAGCCGCAGGTCACAGGACCTCCCCAACAACAGACCGCCACAGCAACACAGATGTTCAGCTACTGA
- the LOC127966446 gene encoding PR domain zinc finger protein 15 isoform X3 — MAAQTPDEFIWCEDCGQYHDSECPELGPVITVKDSFVLSRARSSLPDSLEIRSAEEGKEGVFVISRLVKRTRFGPFEAKRVPSLQIEGAFPLKIFQKDGSVVCFDTSNEDDCNWMMLVRPATDHKHQNLTAYQQDDDVYFNTSQDVLPGTELRVWYGAFYAKKMDRLILRPPVLPPPPEMVSNKPGVPLTKGPTTWTLPVPDQLLCQTPAAAVDPSVQEVTEAVSQNNTANIAPAPPEPTRKQGRPRRTKTQKPGTADSSQEASVPTSGERTLTTVAPDVPLSVLDVQEVVAGDGPPLKTSRMTRSPISTGKPGMRKRSLRQGGDHKRVYQCCLCSKVFQNSSNLNRHIRSHGDKCFKCDECDKMFSRKESLKQHISYKHSKNEPDIEYRYKCSTCDKSFRVENALRFHNCRTDDKTFQCEICSRFFSTNSNLSKHKKKHGEKLYACEICNKMFYRKDVMQDHQRRHVVGQKNMKREELEANGDEGSKYRKEPSACPICGKVFSCRSNMNKHLLTHGDKKYTCEICGRKFFRVDVLRDHIHVHFKDIALMDEQEREDFIKKIGISMEESDDSSDEEDEKNDPEHHKYSCKKCQVTFAKGRDYLKHIMDMHKEKGYNCTMCNRRFALKATYNAHLVIHRDHLPDPAVQKYIHPCDMCGRIFNSIGNLDRHKIIHTGVKSHGCDQCGKSFARKDMLKEHLRVHDNVRDFLCAECGKGMKTKHALRHHMKLHKGIKEYECKECNRKFAQKVNMLKHYKRHTGTKDFMCELCGKTFSERNTMETHKLIHTVGKTFSCAVCDKKYVTQYMLQKHMQLTHEKVEAQSCHLCGTKVSTRASMNRHMRRKHPEQIAAVRLSDFDLQEPSTVDASTISISQPSLTLEKGSLTAEKVSRNSNHSKKRAKHLPHEPELSDSDEYDDFTSKPTEFSTTVGDETNSAVQSIQQVVVLADPSAPPAPSSSVSLTNITVTPITSPASAQFSNLQPVAVSHLAPTDRPITLDSSILTVTFDAVSGSAMLHNRPADLQSEAVGSTGAAAPQSVAHFINLTTFVNPISHQLEQPALTWRPVASTDGAHASTIDETQTDTQAPPEQPQSLPEQRHQIQPQVTGPPQQQTATATQMFSY, encoded by the exons ATGGCAGCGCAGACACCAGATGAGTTTATTT GGTGTGAGGACTGCGGGCAGTACCATGACTCTGAGTGTCCTGAGCTGGGGCCTGTCATCACGGTGAAGGACTCATTTGTTCTGAGTCGAGCACG GTCGTCTTTACCAGACAGTTTGGAGATCAGGTCGGCTGAGGAGGGCAAAGAAGGTGTATTTGTAATAAGTCGGCTGGTTAAGAGGACTCGTTTTGGCCCGTTTGAGGCCAAGAGGGTTCCAAGCCTTCAAATTGAGGGGGCATTTCCTTTAAAG ATATTTCAAAAGGATGGCTCAGTGGTGTGCTTTGACACATCCAATGAAGACGACTGTAACTGGATGATGTTGGTTCGGCCCGCCACAGACCACAAACATCAGAATCTGACGGCATACCAGCAAGATGATGATGTTTACTTCAATACATCACAG GATGTCCTGCCAGGAACAGAGCTTCGAGTCTGGTATGGAgctttttatgccaaaaaaatggATCGGCTTATTCTTAGGCCACCTGTACTTCCACCTCCACCAG AAATGGTGTCCAACAAACCTGGAGTCCCTCTGACAAAGGGGCCAACAACATGGACCCTTCCTGTCCCGGACCAGCTGCTTTGCCAAACCCCCGCGGCTGCTGTAGACCCATCTGTCCAGGAGGTTACAGAGGCGGTATCCCAAAACAACACAGCCAACATTGCCCCCGCCCCACCAGAGCCAACCAGAAAACAAGGCAGGCCACGGCGAACAAAAACACAGAAACCTGGAACAGCTGATTCTAGTCAAG AAGCCTCTGTTCCTACATCAGGTGAGCGGACGCTCACTACTGTGGCTCCTGATGTTCCCCTGTCTGTACTGGATGTCCAAGAGGTGGTTGCCGGAGATGGCCCTCCACTCAAAACATCTCGGATGACACGCTCCCCCATCTCCACCGGGAA ACCTGGTATGAGGAAGCGATCTCTGCGGCAGGGAGGCGATCACAAAAGAGTTTACCAGTGCTGCCTCTGCAGTAAGGTGTTTCAGAACAGCAGCAACCTCAACCGACACATCCGATCCCACG GTGATAAATGTTTTAAGTGTGATGAGTGTGACAAGATGTTCAGTCGAAAAGAGAGTCTTAAACAGCATATATCATACAAACACAGCAAGAATGAG CCTGACATAGAGTATAGATACAAGTGTTCAACCTGTGACAAATCCTTCCGGGTGGAAAATGCCTTAAGATTTCATAACTGCAGGACAG ATGACAAAACGTTCCAGTGTGAAATATGCTCGAGGTTTTTCTCCACTAACAGTAATTTGTCCAAGCACAAAAAGAAACATGGCGAGAAACTCTACGCGTGTGAAATCTGCAATAAGATGTTCTACCGCAAAGATGTCATGCAAGACCACCAGAGGCGGCATGTCGTTG GCCAGAAGAACATGAAACGAGAGGAGCTTGAAGCGAATGGTGATGAGGGAAGCAAATACAGGAAGGAGCCTTCGGCGTGCCCCATTTGTGGAAAG GTGTTTTCCTGTCGgagtaacatgaacaaacacttacTAACCCATGGGGACAAGAAATACACCTGTGAGATCTGCGGCCGCAAATTCTTCCGTGTGGATGTGCTGAGAGATCACATTCATGTACACTTTAAG GACATCGCCTTAATGGACGAGCAGGAGAGAGAGGACTTCATTAAGAAGATTGGCATCTCTATGGAGGAGAGTGACGACAGCTCTGATGAGGAAGATGAGAAGAACGATCCTGAACATCACAAATACAGCTGCAAGAAATGTCAG GTGACATTCGCCAAGGGTCGTGACTACTTGAAACACATAATGGACATGCATAAGGAAAAGGGGTACAACTGCACCATGTGTAACCGCCGTTTTGCTCTGAAGGCCACTTACAACGCTCACCTGGTCATCCACCGAGACCACCTCCCTGATCCTGCAGTGCAGAA ATATATTCATCCGTGTGACATGTGCGGACGGATTTTTAACAGCATCGGCAACCTGGACAGGCACAAAATCATCCACACAG GAGTGAAGAGCCATGgctgtgatcagtgtggaaagtcTTTCGCCAGGAAAGACATGCTAAAGGAACATCTAAGAGTCCATGACAACGTCAGAGACTTCCTGTGTGCAGAATGTGGGAAAG GCATGAAGACAAAACATGCTCTACGGCATCATATGAAGCTGCACAAGGGAATTAAAGAATACGAATGCAAAGAGTGTAACCGCAAATTTGCCCAGAAAGTTAACATGCTGAAGCATTACAAAAGACACACGG GCACAAAGGACTTCATGTGTGAACTGTGCGGGAAGACGTTTAGTGAGAGGAACACAATGGAGACGCACAAGCTTATTCATACAG TTGGAAAGACGTTTTCTTGCGCCGTCTGTGACAAGAAGTATGTGACGCAGTATATGCTGCAGAAACACATGCAGCTGACCCATGAGAAGGTGGAGGCTCAGAGCTGCCACCTGTGTGGCACCAAAGTCTCCACACGCGCCTCCATGAACCGCCACATGCGCCGCAAACACCCCGAG CAGATTGCGGCAGTACGGCTGAGTGACTTTGATCTTCAAGAACCCTCAACAGTCGACGCTTCCACCATCAGTATTTCACAG CCCTCTCTGACTCTGGAGAAAGGCTCTCTCACTGCAGAAAAAGTCTCCAGGAACTCCAATCACTCCAAGAAGAGGGCAAAACACCTGCCTCATGAGCCTGAGCTGTCTGATTCAGATGAGTACGATGACTTCACCAGCAAACCCACGGAGTTCTCCACCACTGTGGGAGATGAAACCAACTCTGCCGTGCAGAGCATACAACAG GTGGTAGTGCTGGCCGACCCCAGTGCCCCTCCAGCCCCCTCCAGCTCGGTCAGTTTGACCAACATCACCGTGACCCCCATCACCTCACCCGCTTCTGCACAGTTCAGCAACCTGCAGCCAGTCGCTGTCAGCCACCTCGCTCCAACCGATCGCCCCATCACCCTGGACAGCTCCATCCTCACTGTGACATTCGATGCTGTCAGTGGTTCGGCAATGCTGCACAACCGGCCGGCGGATCTCCAGTCAGAGGCGGTGGGATCCACGGGGGCCGCAGCTCCACAATCGGTTGCACATTTCATCAACCTCACTACCTTCGTCAACCCGATCTCCCACCAGCTGGAGCAGCCGGCTCTAACCTGGAGGCCTGTCGCATCGACCGACGGAGCTCATGCAAGCACCATAGATGAAACCCAGACAGACACTCAGGCTCCCCCAGAACAGCCACAATCACTGCCAGAACAAAGGCACCAGATTCAGCCGCAGGTCACAGGACCTCCCCAACAACAGACCGCCACAGCAACACAGATGTTCAGCTACTGA